The sequence gtaaaaatttgtatgggtgaaatggacaccaaaaaatagcaaggatgaaactggattcatcctgacttaaacttaaaaaataggaaggatgaaactggatgcatcctgatgtagattaaaaataagaaaaagtatttgaaaatgggtaggatggaactgtttacatcccgactatttttaaatttttgtccattcaaacaatatcaaaatctaaatgtccttttgatgacattttaaccaattttatgaatTAAATAATACATTGCCACTGCTAATTCTTTTCGGAAATTGTTAACATACCGGTCAAATAAACTCCCATGAGACCCACCATTTTTACGAAGTAAAATCTGGTGTGTGCGCATGCAAATCAAAATGATTCTTACGTATCAGAGATCTGATTCATATATATAAATGACATAATATAATGTTTTTAATGTCGGTATTTATAATAATTACAAGATTTGGGAGTGATTGCAAAGTTTAAGTGCGTAAACAGTCTCACTTATAGTTATTTAATTGGGCACCTAATAGCTTGGCCAAGAACAGCATTCCCAGTTCCCTCTTtccttttctctcccaaaatccTCATTTCTACATGAATCTGCAGCATCTGTGTTTATGCATTTTTTGTTGGTAAGTTGGGATCGAACCCGAGATTTCAACTGTATTATACGAGCAATATGATCAAGCTAGGCTGCTTAACCCTGAGCTTTCATGGGAAATGCAGCTACGATTTAAACTTAATTGGTTACTCTCACGATCAGGTAGAACTTGGGTCTATCCTATCTTACCAACAAGGAAAACGCATAAAACTCGGGAATTAGCGATGGTGTATACGCATCCCTTTCTCAAAGTTGTACTTATCTCGGTTAATCCAGGTTAAATTTTGGCATCATCCAAGCAAGTGTCAACTTTCCAGATTAAGTGGACACACAGGGCTTAACAAGCAACTTCGTCTGGTGCGATGGGTTAAAAGTAAGAAGCGATCATATTCTTGCTCTTTCATTTAGTCTTGAAAGACAGGCTTTCGACGAAAAAGAATGTTTGTAACTTTATACTAATGTTTAATTAGAATACAGCTATTTCGACACAAATCAATTAATAAATTATAATCTCTTGCGCAGAGAGATCCAATTTTTATTCGCTTGTTatccttcaaaaaaataaaattttattgcaGTTGTTACGAAATAATATTGGCGAAATCTGCCATGGAATATACGTACGTACGCACTTCAACATATACAAGCATGTATGTATTTATGCATCAGACCAGACAATATCCAACTGGCCCCAGTTGTCTTCCGAAACACCCAATGCTTTCCACACTGCCTTTGAAGCATCAACAATGTTATCGGAGAACGGTGGTTGATAATCATGTTCATCATCGCAACCCATAGTTGAGTCACACTCATCAACGACCATAGCAAGAACTGTGCGTCCATTACCTGTTATAGCTATGTTCTTCATACACCGCTGTCCACCGTCAAACCATCCTGTCGATAATGCTACCACCGGAGTATCGTCAGAGTGATAATTGTTATCACATCTGGACggaccaccaccatctccatctttCTCAAAGCTATTGAGAGACAAGACGGCTTGACCAACAGGAGGTGAACATGTGTACGTTGGataagtttctccttgttcacaaCAGCCGGAATAGTTCTCTTTGTTACATCCACCTGGTGGTGGTGTTATACCATTGATTTCGCCACCAGGTATGCATGCTTGAGCTTCAACAATCTCTGAATAACTTGTAATATTTGTAATAAAGAGAGCTAGTAAAATCAAATTACACCAGTTCATCTTAATTTTGCTTTGCTAGTCTCTTCCTTCTCTCTTTATATATTTGTATGCTGAATTGCTTAGTAGTTTTCTTtttgatgtgtgtgtgtgtgtgatgcGGGTATATATAGTGTATCGAGATGATCTACTGAAATTCTTTTCACAGAATTAAGTTATTATATACCCACTTTTTGTTTTTATTGCAAACcgtttattaaaaaaatattcataATGGAAAAATAGTTTGGAGAGTAGAGTTTGTCGACAGAGAATATAGTTTTGTGGGCATTAAGTACTTGTGGATGAAAAAAGTTCAAACAAATACTATTAAGTTGTAGCTCCAGATCATTTCGTGTTTTAGCTCTAACACCAAATATGGTTACGCGCTACATCTATATTCACACTTTTTGAGGAACTCAGTTGTAAGGGTGGGTCTTTTGATGTGAAGGTGGTGTGAAGTACCATAAGACTTGAGTCTCACACAAGATTCCGATGGTTTAATTTGGAGCTGGTCGTATGAGAACGGCCTATGTTCAGTGCAATGTTTTACATACATGCTCAGATCCATGATCACACATGGCCGGGATGCCAGAAATGTTTCCAGTGTGTAATTACTGCGTCGAGATATGAAAGATCGATCTATAGGagaaacaaatattttttttgttttgagcaAAGAAATTCATTATAAAGAAAGGCCCCAAGGCAAGTTACAACTCGACCCAAGGAAGAAACTAGACAACTTAGTTCTGACATACTTTATTCTGGCTCAGGACCTGACTTAAGTGGATCATTCCACCAAATATGATTTCTAATGCTAATTTTGCAAGCTTATAAAGCTGCATGGTTGCAAGACCTTCTTTGAAAAACAACACCACCCTGCCTAAGACTCTGAAGCAGATTCTGTCGCTCATACGTTCCAAACTTACATAACCGAACCATCCCACATAAGCAGTAAAGACTTCCCGGTTTTATTTTACGTAAACATAATACAACTAAGCATCTGACCAAGTGATAGCCAGGTTGCCCCACTTTGCACGAGGAACACCCAACGCTTTCCAAACTGCCGGGGAAGCATCAACGATATTATTACGGCATGGTGGTTGATAAGCATGCTCCTTGTCACAACCCATGGCCGAGTCACATTCATCAACCACCTTAGCCATCACACTCCGTCCATTACCTTTGATCGTTATTTTGCGTAGACATCGTTTCCGATTGTTAAACCATCCAGTTGATAACGCTACAACTGGTGTATTGTTAGGGTGATATCGATTATCACATGCTGATGGCCCACCACCATCTCCGCCTTCCTGAAAATCATATATTTACAACAATCAGCACCGAAATTTGTCTTGCATTGACCTGGTTTCCATTTGCATGTTTGAGCTTCGACTCCCGAAGAAATCAAAATCCGGAGAACTAGTACTAAAACTACATTAAGTGAGAAAAATGAATTCATATTCTCTCTTTTCCTTATTCTTCCTTATTATTTGATATGGCTAAAAGTTTGAAAGGTTATGGGGCTATTTATAGAGGCGGATGGTCTAGTTAATGGTTGAAATAATATTTGAATGCGGTTCATGGTTTAatgtgttggaaaacgattaataaaaaaataattttttaaagttttaataaaaaattataatttattgttttattttgtgaatgaaactttttagtcccacatcgtggagtttccaatttttagtagttttaagaaactgtataaaccttttagtcgcacatcggggagtttttcttcttaagttgtatttgtcaattatataaagaaattcactacttttgtaaaatctatgggaaaggggttgctctatattttagagggacccctaagggaaaatattttatagcgttttttaagcattcacgattttccttaacggttttttcggagttgccaagctcaagttgagcatctactacatatgctagtagtaggtgtattagggtgttttatcctggagatatccgtcctgtgagggctatagcatcactcttgagtgtagccgggcgctaatgtcttaaggacaacgtgttgaacacgtgactcactctattttccaaagttttgtcttgttgctgttgcggagatacggggagcttgttcgtttcgtcaaagcaatcacttccattataaaggagctaagtatcaataacttttgcttatttgatttttctttgtttttgattattgcacccaacaatcttaagacattaatatttgtaataatcgaaaacgattgattggtttgtgaatcatggatgttaattgtggagtgaaaaacaaaaaacgaatttctggtcagctgtagagtttcaattttatcttttaatctagaaggaatttcgatgaacccttttgacacaacgcaGTAGACaacgaagattatacaaacgccccagcccggcgttgatatttttaacgccccacgccaggcgtatatatagttaacgccccagcccgacgttgatattgttaacgccccacgccaggcgtatatatagttaacgccccagacaggcgttgatatagttaacgccccatgccaggcgtttatatagttaacgccccatcccggcgttgatatagttaacgccccactccaggcgtatatatagttaacgccccagcccggcgttgatattgttaacgccccacgccaggcgtttatatagttaacgcctgtTGTTGAGCGGACTTAATAGCTCcgccccaagcttgagtttaaaaaaaaaaattaaaatacttagacaaaattgattttgaaatttttttataccattggtaattcgaacgttgaagaaaatggaacgttggaaagtttggaagacattttggaacgttgaaaatttcggaagaaacacctatatatacacatgagatcctgtgacattttcccatgactaatacttcaaactatctatcacaccaataagaagaaatattatttctgctttcaaatcatttggaaaattttcacggattcacttacaatggcaccaagagtagcacgaggtccaaattttacgacaatcaaagatgtaacaatgtgtaaaattcatttatctatatctcaagattctagtgttggagctgatcaatcagaggcgacgttgtggactcgtatcaaggatgatattgaacttcatttacctaataatccagagcggtcttggagttcttggcaaaaacgatatcagggaataagtaaagatgtggcgttattttcggcaaaagaggcagaagttgaaggtgaatatcatactggatggggtcctgaaaagaaggtaagcattcttgatttttcgaacaattgttttctaatatttaataagcgcccatgtacttaagtgtttttaaatacattaacagcttgaagaagttaacaagaggttcaaggaatgcaacgatgggaaaaaatttaagcacgaagagtgctacccaattgtgttagaaaatataaaatataatcggcgatcgacttttgtattcgatacgacgcatgatttggacacttatgagaataacgaggaagatgatgaaggactgcaaacaacaactcaaggagagaccggtaacgacacaaatgggggagacatagagaacacatatcttcgtaagatggggaaaaaagcagcaaaaaaattgaagaaaacagggagagagaaatccagtcaccaagaggaattgatgggaataattattaaagaacaacaaaatttcaatactcattaccaagcacaatcaagatttaagatggaacaaagagcagcagagtttgcagcaaaacaagctgaacatgcggcaaaaatagccaagcaagctgaagacgacgaatttcgcatcattatgatggatcttcaaaaaatggatcctgtacaacaagagtacttccaaCTTCGCAGGGCGGAGATAGTTCGGAAtagaagaaaccaatcttaacacaaaggcggaatagttcaaaccttaattatttctcctatttagtgattagtagtattattagtattattatgttttaaatttcttattatctgaacaattagcattattattatgtaatttttggattttaaatttacttccgttgatttgaattaaatttctacttttttgaaacatacgaccttaattaaaacttgaggatgtttacatacaaagagataatagaacgTACAGCAAAATCATTTGGGAAAACTTGAGGATGATTACCAAATTTAACatagaaaggaaatgacaaacgacaatttttaattcccatattctccccatatatattcgatcaagtcatcacgcaagcgaatatgtgcatctttgttacgcattgcacgtcggcgttgctgagctctaatttgggaaaactcgtcactattgcctcttaatatattaaacggtgctgcgttgctacgttgttcataaacatgtggccagtcaccgggtagacgctcatcctcgactatcatattatgtaagataatacaagttttcatgatataggcaagcacatctggattccacattcttgcaggttgtttgatgattccaaattgtttttgaagtacaccaaatccccgttcaacatcttttcttgcaccctcttgcatcgatgaaaatatttcctttttcctaccaaccggatgtttaatggccataataatagtaggaatctctgggtatattccatcacctagataatacggcatatcatatgaatgtccattcacctcatagctcaccggcggtgcttttcctgttacaagacttcgaaaaacatatgaacggttcataacattaatatcgttgttagagccgggcataccaaaaaaagcatgccaaaaccataggtcatacgacaccactgcctccaacacgatactttcgctccctttatatgcggtgtaagccccagattctgccgacggacatttatcccatttcgaatgcatgcaatctagactacccagcatcccaggaaatccctggtctttgttttgcttgagaaacagttcaatatcaccagccgttggttcacgcaaatattctttcccatacacattcacaatcgtcttacagaacctacgagtagcttccagttcaatatcaccagccgttggttcacgcaattattcatatattgagtgatcaggtctttaatttataacccattttcaagagcattaaaaaaaccaaaaatagatatttttttgggttcacgcaaatgtgttttccaaaaaagataaagtgtttgtcagtgacctgatatgactatactatatatgatatgactatactctataagataagaaaagataactccaaagacaggtcatctaaatagtcataacaaattaacccttcatattatcattatccgaagtCGACGATCTTGGTGCCATAAAAGGCAtgtgcggcatacggaaaagagatagttgttactgcaaatcaacgttcgcattatttagcctttgtatttctgcttctttcgacataataacgtccatcctctctttcgtttgttttaatgtaaattcgcgaaattgttgattaaaatcagcattttcttgaaataatgtgtaagcttcatgctgtcaagaaaaaataaaatacataagtacaaatataccaacaaaaatcgaacgtacaataaaaagtcgaaagtacacttacgtgggataatagatgtggaggagggatatgtacatgttcagcaggttgttcaattggttccgtatacaagtcaccgacatacccaATATGTatgggcttcccaaataggatgagtcacatAATCTTTGTAGTTGGTTACCATTctccagtattgtaaatatatatcataatctttaacaacttgcactatctctgttgcatcgaccaaaccttctttttttaggcgttcggcttgaatattgccagtatcccctataactgtgtgtagtcttataggaacagcgaaagtacaatggttttgccgccaacacctttcaccaagatacatgttgtgctgtacagttagaaagggaataagaatttagtaagtatgttatatagaaaaaaagtatgttatatagtaagtatgttatataataaaatttaattattaactcacaatgcccatgtaagaaaatatatatctcgagtctgatagccgcgtagccgtgcatcccatatcagatgcaagaacttctctgtatgattcccatgggcgccatgtcacttgttcagcagtaagcttactcagtaaatccctacaacggaaaatatcatttgtattcttcggtacattccatttagaagatacaggccatttttgttctgtactcgcctctgggatttctggtcgacatatgcccaggtattcatacctccaaaactactccatcaaaataattagccaatttaataacttagcaacaaaataaacaatgagaggaaaaataactagattgaaagaatacctctaatacttggaatggaccacatagtgccttctgtctcctcccagataaacggaatgccgcatacaatttcgaaaacgaagcaccaccccagtcatacgtggatactacatcaagattttcaaaagcagctaatcatccagcatcaatataagtctttgcattagaaaagaaaaaatgtcccaaaacatacatgaaaaaggcaattgctactctatgagcaagggtgctatcattttcagccgcaaccaacttgtcttcgaagaaatatgaccttaaaatatttaattgtagttgaatttgaaacccacgacggtgcttttggacagagcgtgacatcttggatatctggaaagatatgctcacgaacatgttcaaattggtacttccccgaatcataaagaacatcaggcccatcaccgatactcagtccagtcaacatgagccaatctagggggtgaatcccatctcaccaaatgggaagtgaaaagtgtttgttgtatcccaaaaccgctcagcaatataatcaaccattgaatggttggtttcgctacattgtatgtccagtaaattttgccatcccgctttttcaataatatatttagctctaggatagtgttgtgaaatagtttgatagtgatgaattaccgatgccaaagatccacgatgttgatacttcaatttgtgctcccctgtaaatgtgatgtccgtagtagcgtgcggtttatcatcttgcagtataggaaacctccctaaccggggaatatcaacctccttaattaTACCAGTAgggattaagttataatcctcttcggctacagatttttgtttcttgttcgtcttcatgcgaccattgaaccgcgctgtgaatttgttcaacatctgtgcacacacaatatagatgcagttacattattaaaagaccaaccctcattaacgaatatttttattagtccatcaccatttatattccaaatactataaatccttaacacaaaccatatcaattccaaattctataattccacaaacacaaattaaatcgtcaccgatgcatttcgaaaatcattacaagattccacaacccaatttaatcacgtcaagattccataaaaatcactaaaaaatcaattccatactcatgcaattagctcttctacatatgtaactcccaaaatttacataactaaaattaatcaccccaaaattcaataaaaaacaatacaaattcaattattggtaaccatattcacatacaacatgcagaaaagcaataattaatccaataatttacataactacaataattcaaaattaatccaataattttaaaattaatccaataatttacataactacaactattgataaccatattcaataaaattaattaccaacagacaacatgcagaaaagcaataaaaggaagctctcaattgaaataggttgattgaATCAGATGAAGGGTGAGAACTATTTCCCACATAATCTCCATAACCACATatttttacaatacccaaaaattataaatctattccgcccacaaattagatcttctataactattttcggcaaaaatttaaccaaatttacataagcagcaaatatggtttttttcacatacatattaatctctaaaaaaacataaaacacacatacccaattaaatttaaccaatttcatattcatatttgttcgttaaaacccaattttatataaactaattttaacaaataaaaccctaaataaattatacaacgataaaacaaaagagattaagaaaaaaaaacatacctcttttgtaacccgggttcatcaagtatctcgtttttttcttttcttttactgctcGTTACTGTGATGTATGTGTTGGTTCAGAAgctgtgtttgtgggcggtagaaacaaagaggaggtagaaaagaaaagaagaagacggagaagattagggtaaagggCAAGTGAACACGTGTGCTAtacgtggtggttagagattTTCTGGGATTTAATTCCAC comes from Papaver somniferum cultivar HN1 chromosome 7, ASM357369v1, whole genome shotgun sequence and encodes:
- the LOC113294572 gene encoding uncharacterized protein LOC113294572 is translated as MNWCNLILLALFITNITSYSEIVEAQACIPGGEINGITPPPGGCNKENYSGCCEQGETYPTYTCSPPVGQAVLSLNSFEKDGDGGGPSRCDNNYHSDDTPVVALSTGWFDGGQRCMKNIAITGNGRTVLAMVVDECDSTMGCDDEHDYQPPFSDNIVDASKAVWKALGVSEDNWGQLDIVWSDNCDPSGQVVGTQPPPGKCNQENNFQCCKEGKVYQTFTCSPHPAHPAVLTLNGFAQGEDGGGASECDSQFHDNNTPIVAPSTGWFKFRNKKRCMNNIAITGNGRVVTAMVVDECDSTRGCDEEHDYQPPCHNNIVDASKAVWRALGVPEEKWGHLHVTWVDA